From Novosphingobium resinovorum, the proteins below share one genomic window:
- a CDS encoding DUF4170 domain-containing protein encodes MQKLHLVMGGRVKDPRSLEFTDLKALDLVGVYPDFAEAQNAWKSAAQRTVDDAEMKYVIVHLHRLLEPELPAA; translated from the coding sequence ATGCAGAAGCTTCACCTTGTAATGGGCGGCCGGGTCAAGGATCCGCGCAGCCTCGAATTCACCGACCTCAAGGCTCTCGACCTCGTCGGTGTCTATCCCGATTTCGCCGAGGCCCAGAATGCCTGGAAGTCGGCCGCGCAGCGCACCGTCGATGATGCCGAGATGAAGTACGTGATCGTGCATCTTCATCGCCTGCTCGAGCCGGAACTGCCGGCAGCCTGA
- a CDS encoding phage holin family protein: MQDTTPTLAPAAEDYENLSLAQDLRQLADEAKVFAQAELAFQKSRAAYVGSETRTIVMLLVVAAVLVFFAVMAFVVGTVIALGPLLGLWGAMAVITLVLLALAAFGAWSARARLRRMLRIAGGSQDD, encoded by the coding sequence ATGCAGGACACCACACCCACCCTCGCCCCTGCGGCCGAGGATTACGAGAATCTGTCGCTGGCGCAGGATTTGCGCCAGCTGGCGGATGAAGCGAAGGTTTTTGCGCAAGCTGAACTCGCGTTTCAAAAGTCGCGCGCTGCATATGTTGGGTCGGAAACACGCACTATCGTCATGCTGCTCGTGGTGGCAGCGGTGCTGGTTTTCTTCGCTGTCATGGCCTTCGTCGTCGGTACGGTAATTGCTCTCGGCCCGCTGCTCGGACTGTGGGGCGCGATGGCGGTTATCACGCTGGTATTGCTTGCGCTTGCCGCATTCGGGGCCTGGAGTGCGCGCGCACGGCTGCGCCGTATGCTGCGTATCGCGGGCGGTTCTCAGGACGATTAA
- a CDS encoding DUF883 C-terminal domain-containing protein, giving the protein MVEPTISAGNGTESAKNHFSKAVEEAKAGAQAFAGEVSSECKTRSGEAKDKASAFAADAKVKAAGYAEEGKAKASQAIVGVSKLIDDNAALIDEKVGVKYGDYARSASKSLADAGAKLDEKSIEDIGEDAKTFVRNSPWQALGIAAATGFVLSRLFRGK; this is encoded by the coding sequence ATGGTCGAACCCACCATCTCCGCCGGAAACGGCACCGAAAGCGCCAAGAATCACTTCTCCAAGGCGGTCGAGGAAGCCAAGGCCGGTGCGCAGGCTTTCGCCGGTGAAGTGTCTAGCGAATGCAAGACCCGCAGCGGCGAAGCCAAGGACAAGGCCAGCGCCTTCGCGGCCGATGCCAAGGTCAAGGCCGCCGGCTATGCAGAGGAAGGCAAGGCCAAGGCCAGTCAGGCGATCGTCGGCGTCTCCAAGCTGATCGACGACAATGCCGCCCTGATCGACGAGAAGGTCGGCGTGAAGTACGGCGATTACGCCCGCAGCGCATCGAAGTCGCTGGCCGACGCCGGAGCCAAGCTGGACGAGAAGTCGATCGAGGACATTGGCGAGGATGCCAAGACGTTCGTGCGCAACAGCCCGTGGCAGGCACTCGGCATCGCGGCCGCGACCGGCTTCGTGCTTTCCCGCCTGTTCAGGGGCAAGTGA
- the eno gene encoding phosphopyruvate hydratase, with product MTAIIDIHGREILDSRGNPTVEVDVLLEDGSFGRAAVPSGASTGAHEAMELRDGDKSRYLGKGVLKAVDSVNGEIAEALVGLDAEDQRDLDLAMIELDGTPNKARLGANAILGVSMAAAKAAANARGLPLYSYVGGVSAHVLPVPMMNIINGGEHADNPIDFQEFMVMPVGASSLAEAARWGAEIFHTLKKGLHEKGLATAVGDEGGFAPNLASTRDALDFIMASIEKAGFKPGTDIKLALDCASTEFFKNGKYEISGEGLSLSPVAFADYLADLTEAYPIISIEDGMSEDDFEGWKALTDKIGHKVQLVGDDLFVTNPARLTMGIEKGLANSLLVKVNQIGTLTETLEAVSIANRNGYTAVMSHRSGETEDATIADLAVATNCGQIKTGSLARSDRLAKYNQLIRIEEELGKAARYAGLSAFGRLSA from the coding sequence ATGACCGCGATCATCGACATTCACGGACGGGAAATCCTGGACAGCCGCGGCAACCCCACCGTGGAGGTGGACGTCCTGCTGGAAGACGGCAGCTTCGGCCGCGCGGCAGTGCCCTCGGGCGCATCGACCGGCGCGCACGAAGCGATGGAACTGCGTGACGGCGACAAGAGCCGCTATCTCGGCAAGGGCGTGCTCAAGGCCGTGGATTCGGTCAACGGGGAGATCGCCGAGGCGCTCGTCGGGCTCGACGCCGAAGACCAGCGCGACCTCGACCTTGCCATGATCGAACTCGACGGCACGCCGAACAAGGCGCGCCTCGGTGCCAACGCCATCCTCGGCGTCAGCATGGCCGCCGCGAAGGCCGCCGCCAATGCGCGCGGCCTGCCGCTCTACTCCTACGTCGGCGGCGTTTCGGCGCATGTCCTGCCGGTGCCGATGATGAACATCATCAACGGCGGCGAGCATGCCGACAACCCGATCGACTTCCAGGAATTCATGGTCATGCCGGTCGGCGCCTCGTCGCTGGCGGAAGCCGCGCGCTGGGGAGCGGAAATCTTCCACACGCTCAAGAAGGGCCTGCACGAGAAGGGCCTCGCCACCGCCGTGGGCGACGAGGGCGGCTTCGCGCCGAACCTTGCCAGCACCCGCGATGCGCTGGACTTCATCATGGCCTCGATCGAGAAGGCAGGCTTCAAGCCGGGCACCGACATCAAGCTCGCGCTCGACTGCGCCTCGACCGAGTTCTTCAAGAACGGCAAGTACGAGATCAGCGGCGAGGGCCTGAGCCTGTCGCCGGTGGCCTTCGCGGACTACCTTGCCGACCTTACCGAAGCCTATCCGATCATCTCGATCGAGGACGGCATGAGCGAGGACGACTTCGAGGGCTGGAAGGCGCTGACCGATAAGATCGGCCACAAGGTGCAGTTGGTGGGCGATGACCTGTTCGTCACCAACCCGGCGCGCCTGACCATGGGCATCGAGAAGGGCCTGGCGAACTCGCTGCTCGTCAAGGTCAACCAGATCGGCACCCTGACCGAGACGCTGGAAGCCGTCTCGATCGCCAACCGCAACGGTTACACCGCCGTCATGTCGCACCGTTCGGGCGAGACCGAGGACGCGACCATCGCCGACCTCGCCGTCGCCACCAATTGCGGCCAGATCAAGACCGGCTCGTTGGCCCGTTCGGACCGGCTCGCCAAGTACAACCAACTCATCCGCATCGAGGAAGAGCTGGGCAAGGCCGCGCGCTATGCGGGCCTGAGCGCGTTCGGTCGCCTGAGCGCCTGA
- a CDS encoding MarR family transcriptional regulator, with translation MENTDQLMRNRAKAIRLIGIANELLAMARELEIGESPSAILESLAITGEAREPKGTASQDHPIWVELARQTYDDRRRRTKIFRSEELFGEPAWDILLDLFIAAKERRRVSVTSACIGSAVPSTTALRWIAILEKQGHLVREADPGDARRVYVKLSARGYAAMLEYFASASRSVVLIDDTARDSVAAR, from the coding sequence ATGGAGAACACGGACCAGTTGATGCGCAATCGGGCGAAAGCGATCCGGCTGATCGGCATCGCCAACGAACTTCTGGCAATGGCGCGGGAACTGGAGATCGGAGAGAGTCCCTCGGCGATACTGGAAAGCCTCGCCATCACCGGGGAAGCTCGCGAACCCAAGGGCACGGCGAGCCAGGATCACCCGATCTGGGTGGAACTCGCCCGCCAGACTTACGACGACCGGCGGCGGCGCACCAAGATCTTCCGCTCGGAAGAACTGTTCGGCGAACCGGCGTGGGACATCCTGCTCGACCTCTTCATCGCCGCCAAGGAGCGCCGCCGCGTCTCGGTGACGAGCGCATGCATCGGCTCCGCCGTCCCTTCGACGACGGCGCTGCGCTGGATCGCGATTCTCGAAAAGCAGGGGCACCTCGTACGGGAGGCCGATCCCGGGGACGCGCGCCGGGTCTACGTCAAACTGAGCGCGCGGGGCTATGCCGCGATGCTCGAATACTTCGCCTCCGCATCCCGCTCAGTCGTGTTGATCGACGATACCGCAAGGGACAGTGTCGCCGCACGCTGA
- the ribH gene encoding 6,7-dimethyl-8-ribityllumazine synthase — MARFLIIEARFYDHLNDMLIAGAKAALKAAGHKAEVITVPGALEIPAAISLADATGDYDGYVAIGVVIRGETYHFEIVAGESARGIMALTMDGIAIGNGILTVENEEQALVRADAAQKDKGGEAAKAAIALYDLKGRFGG, encoded by the coding sequence ATGGCCCGTTTCCTCATCATCGAGGCGCGTTTCTACGACCATCTCAACGACATGCTGATCGCGGGCGCCAAGGCCGCGCTCAAGGCGGCGGGCCACAAGGCGGAGGTGATCACCGTACCGGGCGCGCTCGAAATCCCCGCCGCCATCTCGCTGGCCGATGCCACCGGCGACTATGACGGTTACGTGGCCATCGGCGTCGTCATTCGCGGCGAGACCTACCATTTCGAGATCGTCGCCGGCGAATCGGCGCGCGGGATCATGGCGCTGACCATGGACGGCATCGCCATCGGCAACGGCATCCTCACCGTCGAGAACGAGGAGCAGGCTCTCGTCCGCGCCGACGCCGCGCAGAAGGACAAGGGCGGCGAGGCCGCCAAGGCGGCCATCGCCCTCTACGACCTCAAAGGTCGCTTCGGCGGCTGA
- the ribB gene encoding 3,4-dihydroxy-2-butanone-4-phosphate synthase produces MATDVIDKVRKLVTEGGMSKSSLARAAGLHANTLRDCTEDDWNPTAETLGKLERVLFSNDEREVLVPIEEIIDEARNGRMFILVDDEDRENEGDLIIPAQMATPAAINFMAMHGRGLICLAITSQRVDELGLNLMSRHNGTRHETAFTISIEAREGVTTGISAGDRARTISVAIDGTKTRDDIVTPGHVFPLRARDGGVLVRTGHTEAAVDISRLAGLNPSGVICEIMKEDGTMARMDDLIGFARLHDLKIGTIRDLIAYRRKHDRMIEKRNEISFHSRHGGDWVARSYFNRATGDETVALVKGRIDPSKPTMVRMHTLSFFADIFGEDTGDRGDLLHRSMEMIGEEGSGVIVVINRPMNKLMSRVMDIKQEFRNGGTPDLEELRDYGVGAQILAELGIHDMVLLTNTHHSLVALEGYGLNIVGERPIIAPTSEGSN; encoded by the coding sequence ATGGCTACCGATGTGATCGACAAGGTCCGCAAGCTCGTAACCGAGGGCGGAATGAGCAAGTCCAGCCTGGCGCGCGCCGCCGGCCTCCACGCCAACACGCTGCGCGACTGCACCGAGGACGACTGGAACCCTACCGCCGAAACCCTCGGCAAGCTGGAGCGCGTCCTTTTCTCGAACGACGAGCGCGAAGTGCTCGTTCCGATCGAGGAGATCATCGACGAAGCCCGCAACGGCCGCATGTTCATCCTCGTCGACGACGAAGACCGTGAGAACGAAGGCGACCTCATCATCCCGGCCCAGATGGCGACTCCGGCCGCGATCAACTTCATGGCGATGCACGGGCGCGGTCTGATCTGCCTCGCGATCACCAGCCAGCGCGTCGATGAACTCGGCCTCAACCTGATGAGCCGCCATAACGGCACGCGCCATGAAACTGCCTTCACCATCTCCATCGAGGCACGCGAAGGCGTCACCACCGGCATCTCGGCGGGTGACCGTGCGCGCACCATTTCGGTCGCCATCGACGGCACCAAGACCCGCGACGACATCGTCACCCCCGGCCACGTCTTCCCGCTGCGCGCCCGCGACGGCGGCGTGCTGGTCCGCACCGGCCATACCGAGGCGGCGGTCGATATCTCGCGCCTCGCCGGGCTCAACCCCTCCGGCGTGATCTGCGAGATCATGAAGGAGGACGGCACCATGGCCCGCATGGACGACCTCATCGGCTTTGCGCGCCTGCACGACCTGAAGATCGGCACGATCCGCGACCTTATCGCCTATCGCCGCAAGCACGACCGCATGATCGAGAAGCGCAACGAGATCAGCTTCCACTCGCGCCATGGCGGCGACTGGGTGGCACGCTCGTACTTCAACCGCGCGACCGGCGACGAAACCGTGGCGCTGGTCAAGGGCCGCATCGACCCGTCGAAGCCGACCATGGTGCGCATGCACACCCTGTCCTTCTTCGCGGACATCTTCGGGGAGGACACCGGCGATCGCGGCGACCTGCTGCACCGCTCGATGGAAATGATCGGCGAGGAAGGCTCGGGCGTGATCGTGGTCATCAACCGGCCGATGAACAAGTTGATGTCGCGCGTGATGGACATCAAGCAGGAGTTCCGCAATGGCGGCACCCCGGACCTCGAGGAATTGAGGGACTACGGCGTGGGCGCGCAGATCCTGGCGGAACTGGGCATTCACGACATGGTCCTGCTGACCAACACGCACCACTCGCTGGTCGCTCTCGAGGGATACGGACTCAACATCGTCGGCGAGCGGCCCATCATCGCCCCGACCAGCGAAGGATCGAACTGA